One genomic window of Cydia splendana chromosome 16, ilCydSple1.2, whole genome shotgun sequence includes the following:
- the LOC134798292 gene encoding glutamyl-tRNA(Gln) amidotransferase subunit B, mitochondrial codes for MGLRNIPRRLYNHYKNPFTRKCSYSTVSVDKWQSVVGLEVHAQLNTETKLFSGAQNTFGGVVNNCVALLDAAIPGTLPVLNRKCVELAIKTALALSCKVNEVSTFDRKHYFYADLPAGYQITQQRAPLASDGVINFQVYTPGIHKKPYKKSSTIKQIQLEQDSGKSLHDAELKRSLVDLNRAGAPLIELVFEPDLEDGEEAAALVKELLLIVQRLGACSGRLQEGALRVDANVSLRRPGDPLSTRTEIKNIGSVRGVAAAIKHEIARQRAVLSRGGRVVNETRAWDAAKRVTVAMRDKEQVQDYRYMPEPNLPPLRVNLKTKDATQDVLSVPRIQDTIPELPEDSRRKLIQDYQLRPDTAIQLVNEPILLEYFQSLTSENAKNSTKIANLLINDLLTVLNKKNLDVEECNITIKQLKEIVDMLVTKQISLEVCKKVLEEIVDSDVAKSPVNIVKEKGWALVTDEEEITKKCMEVIENNPKLVKQYKEGKVKVFSALLGVLVKSTRNKLDMSLASKKMEELLKKN; via the exons ATGGGTTTGCGAAATATTCCTCGACGCCTGTACAATCACTATAAAAATCCTTTCACGCGTAAATGTAGCTATTCGACTGTCTCTGTCGATAAATGGCAAAGTGTGGTCGGGCTGGAGGTTCACGCACAGTTAAATACCGAAACCAAGCTGTTTTCCGGCGCTCAGAATACTTTTGGTGGTGTAGTGAACAATTGTGTAGCTTTATTAGATGCCGCCATACCTGGAACGTTACCTGTTTTGAACAGAAAGTGTGTAGAATTGGCAATAAAAACGGCATTAGCTCTCTCTTGCAAAGTTAACGAAGTGTCAACATTTGATAGAAAACATTACTTTTACGCCGATTTGCCGGCTGGTTATCAAATTACACAACAGAGAGCCCCATTAGCCAGTGATGGAGTCATTAATTTTCAG GTATATACTCCCGGAATTCACAAGAAACCATACAAAAAGAGTTCAACAATCAAGCAAATCCAGCTGGAACAAGACAGCGGCAAATCCCTTCATGACGCGGAGCTTAAGCGCAGCCTGGTGGACCTCAACCGGGCTGGAGCACCCCTGATTGAACTGGTGTTCGAACCTGACTTGGAG GATGGTGAAGAGGCAGCAGCGCTGGTGAAGGAGCTGTTGCTGATTGTGCAGCGGCTCGGCGCGTGCTCGGGCCGTCTGCAGGAGGGCGCACTGCGCGTCGACGCGAATGTATCGTTGCGTCGCCCCGGGGACCCCCTCTCCACACGTACTGAG aTAAAAAACATCGGGTCAGTCCGCGGCGTGGCGGCGGCGATCAAGCATGAGATCGCGCGACAACGCGCCGTGTTGTCGCGCGGCGGCCGCGTCGTGAACGAGACGCGCGCGTGGGACGCCGCCAAGCGCGTCACCGTCGCCATGCGGGACAAAGAGCAAGTGCAAGATTACAG GTATATGCCAGAACCGAATCTCCCGCCGCTCCGCGTCAACCTAAAAACAAAAGACGCCACACAAGACGTATTGAGCGTGCCGCGCATACAAGACACCATACCAGAACTCCCAGAGGACTCACGAAGAAAACTCATCCAGGATTACCAACTGCGGCCCGATACGGCCATCCAGCTAGtcaacgaacctatcctactcGAATATTTCCAGAGCTTGACTTCAGAAAACGCTAAAAATTCAACTAAAATCGCCAACTTGCTCATCAATGATCTACTAACCGTgcttaacaaaaaaaatctagacGTCGAAGAATGTAACATCACTATAAAACAGCTAAAAGAAATTGTTGATATGTTAGTAACAAAGCAAATTAGTCTGGAAGTTTGTAAGAAGGTTCTCGAAGAAATTGTAGATTCTGATGTTGCTAAATCCCCCGTAAACATTGTTAAAGAGAAAGGCTGGGCCTTGGTGACAGATGAAGAAGAAATCACTAAGAAGTGCATGGAAGTGATTGAGAATAATCCAAAATTGGTGAAGCAATACAAAGAGGGGAAAGTGAAAGTATTCTCGGCATTGTTAGGAGTATTAGTTAAGAGCACTAGGAATAAGTTAGATATGTCTCTAGCATCCAAAAAGATGGAGGAGTTGTTGAAAAAGaattaa